One genomic segment of Alphaproteobacteria bacterium LSUCC0719 includes these proteins:
- a CDS encoding RluA family pseudouridine synthase, with product MTSNATQHLTVTADDTAGGDRLDRFLAAAVTGDEPLSRTRVKALILEGAVTEDGTVITDPSQAVRDGATYVLSLPPVRDARPVAQDIPLDIMFEDADLIVINKPAGMVVHPGPGQPDGTLVNALINHCGNGLTGIGGEMRPGIVHRLDKDTSGVMLAAKSQRAHTRLTDMFAAHDLDRCYTAILWGMPGENDGRIEAPLGRSNRDRKKQAVVANGRFAATNWRVIRRLPPFASLVECRLETGRTHQIRVHMAHLGHGVIGDSVYGRPMRSGQMPDAPARDCLTEIRRFGRQALHATRLGLAHPVTGEMLEFETPLPADMSALVGIIEQGIARRATARPRR from the coding sequence ATGACCAGCAACGCCACACAGCATCTGACAGTTACCGCCGATGACACCGCCGGCGGCGACCGTCTCGACCGGTTTCTTGCCGCCGCCGTGACAGGCGACGAGCCGTTGTCGCGCACCCGCGTCAAGGCGCTGATCCTCGAAGGTGCCGTGACCGAGGACGGCACGGTGATAACCGACCCGTCACAGGCGGTCCGTGACGGTGCCACCTATGTGTTGAGCCTGCCGCCGGTGCGCGACGCCAGACCGGTGGCGCAGGATATTCCCCTCGACATCATGTTCGAGGATGCGGACCTGATTGTGATCAACAAACCGGCTGGCATGGTTGTCCACCCCGGTCCGGGACAGCCCGATGGCACGCTTGTCAACGCGCTGATCAACCATTGTGGCAACGGCCTGACGGGCATTGGCGGCGAAATGCGGCCCGGCATTGTCCACCGGCTGGACAAGGACACATCCGGCGTGATGCTGGCGGCAAAGAGCCAGCGCGCCCATACCCGCCTGACCGACATGTTCGCCGCCCACGATCTGGACAGATGCTACACCGCCATCCTGTGGGGCATGCCGGGCGAGAATGACGGAAGGATCGAAGCGCCGCTCGGCCGTTCGAACCGCGACCGGAAAAAGCAGGCCGTTGTCGCGAATGGCCGGTTTGCCGCCACGAACTGGCGTGTGATCCGCCGCCTTCCCCCCTTTGCCAGCCTTGTTGAATGTCGGCTGGAAACCGGGCGCACGCACCAGATTCGTGTTCATATGGCGCATCTTGGGCATGGGGTGATCGGCGATTCCGTCTATGGCCGACCAATGCGAAGCGGCCAGATGCCGGATGCGCCGGCGCGTGACTGTCTGACCGAAATCCGCCGGTTTGGCCGCCAGGCGCTGCATGCGACGCGCCTGGGGCTGGCCCATCCGGTGACCGGCGAGATGCTGGAATTCGAAACCCCGCTGCCAGCCGACATGAGCGCGCTGGTCGGCATTATCGAACAGGGAATCGCGCGCCGCGCCACGGCCCGCCCCCGGCGCTAG
- the rpoH gene encoding RNA polymerase sigma factor RpoH, translating to MAVSKTNLPAISPDGNLSRYLEQIRSFPMLEPKEEYMLAKAWKERGDVDAAHRLVTSHLRLVAKIAMGYRGYGLPVADLISEGNLGMMHAVKKFEPEKGFRLATYAMWWIKAAIQEYILRSWSLVKIGTTAGQKKLFFNLRRIKGQIQAIDDGDLKPEQVTEIATRLDVTEAEVMSMNQRMAGNDRSLNVPLSRDGEGSGEWQDWLEDDSEDQETTFAEAEEFSARQRLMMDAIGDLNEREQRILQARRLAEPPLTLEDLAAEFGVSRERIRQIEVRAFEKLQKAVRDKAEELKLLPADSGEAALLGA from the coding sequence ATGGCAGTGTCGAAGACGAACCTCCCCGCGATCAGCCCGGACGGGAATCTGTCGCGCTATCTTGAGCAGATCCGCTCGTTCCCGATGCTTGAGCCGAAGGAAGAATACATGCTGGCCAAGGCATGGAAGGAACGCGGCGATGTCGACGCCGCGCACCGGCTTGTGACAAGCCATCTGCGGCTTGTCGCCAAGATCGCGATGGGATATCGCGGCTATGGTCTTCCTGTTGCCGACCTGATTTCCGAGGGCAATCTGGGCATGATGCATGCGGTGAAGAAATTCGAGCCGGAAAAGGGATTCCGGCTTGCCACCTACGCCATGTGGTGGATCAAGGCGGCGATCCAGGAATATATCCTGCGCTCATGGTCGCTGGTCAAGATCGGCACCACCGCCGGCCAGAAAAAGCTGTTCTTCAATCTGCGCCGTATCAAGGGCCAGATCCAGGCCATCGATGATGGTGATCTGAAGCCCGAACAGGTAACCGAAATCGCCACCCGCCTCGACGTGACCGAGGCCGAGGTCATGTCGATGAACCAGCGTATGGCCGGCAATGACCGTTCGCTGAATGTCCCGCTGTCACGCGACGGCGAGGGCAGCGGCGAATGGCAGGACTGGCTGGAGGATGACAGCGAGGATCAGGAGACAACCTTTGCCGAAGCCGAGGAATTTTCCGCCCGCCAGCGTTTGATGATGGACGCCATCGGCGATCTGAACGAACGCGAACAGCGGATCCTGCAGGCGCGCCGCCTTGCCGAACCACCGCTGACGCTGGAGGATCTTGCCGCCGAATTCGGGGTCAGCCGCGAACGGATCCGGCAGATCGAGGTGCGGGCCTTTGAAAAGCTGCAAAAGGCCGTCCGCGACAAGGCCGAGGAATTGAAGCTGCTGCCGGCAGACAGCGGCGAGGCTGCCCTTCTGGGGGCCTAG
- a CDS encoding DUF3800 domain-containing protein, whose product MSWLLFMDESGHDHKNTPLEVRGGVALHAKHIWEFTNAVRKAERDIFGVSLAEFRIELKGSKLLEHQRFTWARRSPLFRDQERQQLVRRFLDSKRKKTAPRKDEFTAYGQASLMMVEKIFDLLKEHEAQLFAAAIPRGIKPPRDYQFSDFLRKDQNFLLERYFWFLEKQGEHGLLVMDQSDKTEDRRFLKRIGDYFEKSQNGRRRAQWIVPTPLFIDSELSAGVQAADICIYCINWGFRRPEWGFAGASRDDIHQQFGGRCGALQYQGQSYDGTEGKTYNLYGIIYVPDPYSSRTIN is encoded by the coding sequence ATGTCCTGGCTTTTATTCATGGATGAAAGTGGCCATGACCACAAAAACACGCCGCTTGAAGTCAGAGGCGGAGTAGCGCTCCATGCCAAACACATCTGGGAGTTCACCAATGCCGTGAGAAAAGCTGAAAGAGATATCTTCGGCGTCAGTTTGGCGGAATTCAGAATTGAACTTAAAGGATCAAAACTGCTGGAGCACCAGAGGTTCACCTGGGCAAGACGGTCACCTCTGTTCAGGGACCAGGAGAGGCAACAGCTTGTCCGTCGATTCCTGGACAGCAAACGAAAAAAGACAGCACCCAGGAAGGATGAATTCACCGCATACGGTCAGGCATCCTTGATGATGGTGGAAAAAATTTTCGATCTCCTGAAAGAGCATGAGGCCCAACTCTTCGCCGCCGCCATACCAAGAGGAATTAAACCGCCACGAGACTATCAGTTCAGTGATTTCCTGAGAAAGGACCAGAATTTCCTGCTTGAACGATATTTTTGGTTTCTTGAGAAACAAGGTGAGCATGGACTGCTGGTCATGGACCAATCGGACAAGACCGAGGACCGCCGGTTTTTGAAACGCATAGGAGACTATTTCGAGAAATCGCAGAACGGCCGTAGACGGGCACAGTGGATTGTCCCGACACCGCTATTCATTGACTCCGAACTGTCTGCCGGAGTGCAGGCGGCTGACATCTGCATATATTGCATAAACTGGGGATTTCGCCGTCCCGAGTGGGGATTCGCCGGGGCATCACGAGATGATATACACCAACAATTTGGGGGGCGTTGTGGGGCGCTCCAGTATCAAGGACAGTCATATGACGGAACCGAAGGAAAAACCTACAACCTGTATGGAATAATCTATGTGCCGGACCCCTATTCGTCCCGCACAATAAATTGA
- a CDS encoding adenylosuccinate synthase, which produces MTNVAVIGAQWGDEGKGKIVDWLSSRADVVVRFQGGHNAGHTLVIGGVEYKLSLLPSGIVRPGKLSVIGNGVVIDPHHLIAEIAQLRGQGAAISPDSLVVSDTAALILPLHQAVDHAREAMRGSGKIGTTGRGIGPAYEDKVARRAVRLGDLASEDTLRAKLAALAAHHNVWLKAAGEAEVDPEEMLAGLLAIRDQILPFAGQSWRVLEAARADGKRVLFEGAQGVMLDIDHGTYPFVTSSNTVAGQAATGAGTGPTNIGFVLGITKAYTTRVGSGPFPTEDFGADGDRMGERGREFGTVTGRKRRCGWFDAVMVRQANAVAGITGMALTKLDVLDGFETLKICTGYDVDGQMLDHFPSDAAAQAACTPVYEEMPGWSESTYGARSWAELPANAVKYIRRVEELTRTPVTLLSTSPERDDTILVTDPFGG; this is translated from the coding sequence ATGACAAACGTGGCCGTAATCGGCGCCCAGTGGGGCGATGAGGGCAAGGGCAAGATCGTTGACTGGCTTTCCAGTCGCGCCGACGTGGTGGTCCGGTTTCAGGGCGGCCACAATGCCGGCCACACGCTGGTCATTGGGGGGGTTGAATATAAATTGTCGCTGCTGCCATCCGGCATCGTGCGGCCCGGCAAATTGTCGGTCATCGGCAATGGCGTTGTCATCGACCCGCATCATCTGATTGCCGAGATTGCCCAGCTTCGCGGCCAGGGCGCGGCCATTTCGCCGGACAGTCTTGTCGTATCCGATACGGCGGCGCTGATCCTGCCGCTGCATCAGGCGGTCGACCATGCCCGCGAGGCGATGCGCGGCAGTGGCAAGATCGGCACCACCGGGCGCGGCATCGGCCCGGCCTATGAGGACAAGGTGGCGCGGCGTGCCGTACGGCTGGGTGATCTGGCAAGCGAGGACACGCTGCGGGCCAAGCTGGCGGCGCTGGCGGCGCATCATAATGTCTGGCTGAAGGCCGCCGGCGAGGCCGAGGTCGACCCCGAGGAAATGCTGGCCGGGCTGCTGGCCATCCGCGATCAGATCCTGCCCTTTGCCGGGCAGAGCTGGCGGGTGCTTGAAGCGGCCCGTGCCGACGGCAAGCGGGTGCTGTTCGAGGGCGCGCAGGGCGTGATGCTGGATATCGACCACGGCACCTATCCCTTTGTCACCTCGTCGAACACGGTGGCCGGTCAGGCGGCGACGGGCGCCGGCACCGGCCCGACCAATATCGGGTTCGTTCTGGGGATCACCAAGGCCTATACAACGCGGGTCGGCAGCGGCCCGTTCCCGACCGAGGATTTCGGTGCCGATGGCGACCGGATGGGCGAGCGTGGCCGCGAATTCGGCACCGTTACCGGGCGCAAGCGCCGCTGCGGCTGGTTCGATGCGGTGATGGTACGCCAGGCCAACGCGGTGGCCGGCATCACCGGCATGGCGCTGACCAAGCTGGATGTTCTCGACGGGTTCGAGACGTTGAAGATCTGCACCGGATACGATGTGGACGGCCAGATGCTGGACCATTTCCCGTCCGATGCGGCGGCGCAGGCCGCCTGCACACCGGTCTATGAGGAAATGCCCGGCTGGTCGGAAAGCACCTATGGGGCGCGCAGCTGGGCCGAACTGCCGGCCAATGCGGTGAAATATATCCGCCGGGTCGAGGAATTGACCCGCACGCCGGTGACGCTGCTCTCGACAAGCCCGGAACGCGACGACACGATCCTCGTCACCGACCCGTTCGGCGGGTGA
- the serA gene encoding phosphoglycerate dehydrogenase — protein sequence MPKVLISDKLSPRAVDIFEARGVEVDVKTGLDPAELAAIIGAYDGLAIRSATKVTAEILAAADNLKVVGRAGIGVDNVDIPAATARGVVVMNTPHGNAVTTAEHAISMILALARQIPAANESTQAGKWEKSRFMGTEITGKTLGLVGCGNIGSIVADRAQGLKMKVVAYDPFLTPETARRIGVEKVELDELLALADFITLHTPLTEQTRNILSADALNKTRAGVRIVNCARGGLVDELALAAALANGHVAGAALDVFETEPARENPLFGMDNVIATPHLGASTTEAQEKVALQVAEQMADFLVNGAVTNALNMASVSAEEAPILKPYMELGRKLGAFLGQVESPELTSVSIEFDGKAAGLNPEPVVASTVAGLLGPVMDSVNMVNAAALAASNGIALSTVRHERRCDYETLLRVTVTYANGTRTIAGTLVGGDKARIVEVQSIPVEADFPDTLLYLRNYDKPGFIGDLGSLCGRHGINIATFHLGRREAGGEAIALVEIDQKIDNDVMAELRKLPQVVRADMLHFA from the coding sequence GTGCCAAAGGTACTTATCAGCGACAAGCTCAGCCCCCGGGCTGTCGATATTTTTGAAGCTCGCGGCGTCGAGGTTGATGTGAAAACCGGCCTTGACCCGGCAGAGCTTGCCGCCATCATCGGCGCGTATGACGGGCTGGCGATCCGGTCCGCCACCAAGGTGACGGCCGAGATTCTGGCCGCCGCCGACAATCTGAAGGTTGTCGGCCGTGCCGGGATCGGGGTCGACAATGTCGATATTCCGGCGGCGACGGCGCGCGGTGTGGTGGTGATGAATACCCCGCATGGCAATGCGGTGACGACAGCGGAACATGCCATTTCGATGATCCTGGCGCTGGCGCGCCAGATACCGGCTGCCAACGAATCCACCCAGGCCGGCAAATGGGAAAAATCCCGGTTCATGGGCACCGAGATCACCGGCAAGACGCTTGGCCTTGTCGGCTGTGGCAATATCGGGTCGATTGTCGCCGACCGGGCGCAGGGGCTGAAGATGAAGGTCGTTGCCTATGATCCGTTCCTGACCCCTGAAACAGCACGCCGCATCGGCGTCGAAAAGGTCGAGCTTGACGAGCTGCTTGCACTGGCCGATTTCATCACCCTCCATACCCCGCTGACCGAGCAGACCCGCAACATCCTGTCGGCGGATGCGCTGAACAAGACCAGGGCCGGGGTACGGATCGTCAATTGCGCGCGTGGCGGGCTGGTCGACGAGCTGGCGCTGGCGGCGGCGCTGGCGAATGGTCATGTCGCCGGGGCCGCGCTGGATGTGTTTGAAACCGAACCGGCGCGCGAGAACCCGCTGTTCGGCATGGACAATGTCATCGCCACGCCGCATCTGGGGGCCAGCACGACCGAGGCCCAGGAAAAGGTCGCCCTTCAGGTGGCCGAACAGATGGCGGATTTTCTGGTGAATGGCGCTGTGACCAACGCCTTGAACATGGCTTCGGTATCTGCCGAGGAAGCGCCGATCCTGAAACCCTATATGGAGCTTGGCCGCAAGCTGGGGGCGTTCCTCGGCCAGGTTGAAAGCCCGGAACTGACCTCGGTCAGCATCGAATTCGACGGCAAGGCGGCGGGGCTGAACCCGGAACCGGTCGTGGCCTCGACGGTGGCCGGTCTTCTGGGTCCGGTGATGGATTCGGTCAATATGGTGAACGCCGCCGCGCTGGCGGCCTCGAACGGCATCGCGCTGTCGACGGTACGGCATGAACGGCGCTGCGACTATGAAACGCTGCTTCGCGTGACCGTGACCTATGCCAACGGCACCCGGACCATCGCCGGCACGCTGGTCGGTGGTGACAAGGCCCGGATCGTCGAGGTGCAGTCGATCCCTGTCGAGGCCGATTTCCCGGACACGCTTCTCTATCTGCGCAATTACGACAAGCCGGGGTTCATCGGCGATCTCGGCAGCCTGTGTGGACGTCACGGCATCAATATCGCGACCTTCCATCTTGGCCGGCGCGAGGCCGGTGGCGAGGCGATCGCGCTTGTCGAGATTGATCAGAAAATCGACAATGATGTGATGGCCGAACTTCGCAAACTGCCCCAGGTGGTGCGTGCCGACATGCTGCATTTCGCCTGA
- a CDS encoding phosphoserine transaminase — translation MTTVPKPATRPDSPLFSTGPTRKRPGWTPDALDTASLGRSHRAAHPKSRIQTCLSMIHASLGLPDDYLVGIVPGSDTGAVEMAMWSLLGARGVDVLGWEAFGKAWIKDATGELTLDPLVCHEAEYGDLPDLSKVNFDHDVVFTWNGTASGVRVPGGDWIPDDRGGLTICDATSAVFAMEMPWDKLDVVTFSFQKALGGEGGHGVIILSPRAVDRVNSHQPSWPVPKVLKLHKKGGLDTALFEGATINTPSMLVIEDAIDTLRWAETLGGARGLIARVEESFAHYRSWLADTAYFAPLAREAATMSPTALCLVINDAWFTAQDAATQKAVVKSMLTRLEEEGVAVDINAYRDAPTGLRIWGGPTVDPEDIRRLLPWVDWAYETARAHHRQAAA, via the coding sequence ATGACCACCGTACCCAAGCCGGCCACCAGACCGGATTCGCCGCTGTTTTCGACGGGACCAACCCGCAAACGGCCAGGATGGACCCCGGACGCGCTCGATACCGCCTCGCTTGGCCGCTCGCACCGCGCCGCCCATCCCAAATCCCGCATCCAGACATGTCTGTCGATGATCCATGCCAGCCTGGGGCTGCCCGACGACTATCTTGTCGGCATTGTTCCCGGTTCGGACACGGGCGCTGTCGAGATGGCGATGTGGTCGCTTCTTGGCGCGCGCGGTGTCGACGTTCTTGGCTGGGAGGCGTTCGGCAAGGCGTGGATCAAGGATGCCACGGGCGAGCTGACGCTGGACCCGCTGGTCTGCCACGAGGCGGAGTATGGCGATCTTCCCGACCTGTCGAAGGTCAATTTCGACCATGACGTTGTGTTTACCTGGAATGGTACGGCATCGGGCGTTCGCGTTCCGGGTGGCGACTGGATCCCGGATGATCGCGGCGGTCTGACCATCTGCGACGCGACATCGGCTGTCTTTGCGATGGAGATGCCGTGGGACAAGCTGGATGTGGTGACATTCAGCTTTCAGAAGGCCCTTGGCGGCGAAGGCGGGCACGGTGTCATCATCCTGTCGCCGCGCGCCGTCGACCGGGTGAACAGCCATCAGCCATCCTGGCCGGTGCCAAAGGTGCTGAAGCTGCACAAAAAGGGCGGGCTTGATACCGCGCTGTTCGAAGGGGCGACCATCAACACCCCGTCAATGCTGGTAATCGAGGATGCCATTGACACGCTGCGCTGGGCCGAAACGCTTGGCGGGGCAAGGGGCCTGATCGCGCGCGTCGAGGAAAGCTTTGCCCATTACCGGAGCTGGCTTGCCGACACCGCCTATTTTGCGCCGCTGGCGCGTGAGGCGGCCACGATGTCGCCGACAGCGCTGTGTCTGGTGATCAATGATGCCTGGTTCACCGCTCAGGATGCAGCGACACAGAAGGCGGTTGTCAAATCGATGCTGACACGGCTCGAGGAAGAGGGTGTCGCGGTTGACATCAATGCCTATCGCGACGCGCCGACGGGTCTGCGGATCTGGGGCGGTCCCACCGTGGATCCAGAGGATATCAGGCGGCTTCTACCCTGGGTCGACTGGGCCTATGAAACCGCCCGCGCGCACCACCGGCAGGCCGCGGCCTGA
- the glmM gene encoding phosphoglucosamine mutase: MAGMFGTDGVRARVNTGAMTAEAIVRLALASGRWFIDNNPEGRTGRPLVVIGKDTRVSGYMVEAALVAGFTSIGMDCRLLGPMPTPGVAYLTMSLRAHLGVMISASHNPFEDNGIKLFGPDGYKLADDIETGISDLAAGSIELSAPADLGRAARMLDSVGRYVEFAKSTLPSDVRFDGLKVVVDCANGAAYRTAPDTLRDLGAEVVVIANEPDGFNINQNCGAVHPEQLADKVRDTGADIGIALDGDADRLILVDEGGAVIDGDQVLACLAREMQAAGRLTGGGIVGTMMTNGGIEPFLDGLGLALHRTRVGDRYVLEAMRSHGINLGGESSGHILMTSLSTSGDGLIAALQMLRLLANDDRPASKLFHAFTPKCQKLENLRGVDRSVLERPAVVSGLAAIESGLAGKGRLLVRASGTEQLLRIMVEADDEPLVDSTIAEIILLIESKASEAQ, encoded by the coding sequence ATGGCGGGGATGTTTGGAACAGACGGCGTCCGGGCGCGGGTCAATACCGGTGCCATGACCGCCGAGGCCATTGTCAGGCTGGCGCTGGCTTCAGGCCGCTGGTTCATCGACAACAATCCCGAAGGCCGGACCGGCAGGCCGCTGGTCGTGATTGGCAAGGATACGCGGGTGTCCGGCTATATGGTCGAGGCCGCGCTGGTTGCCGGCTTTACCTCGATCGGCATGGACTGCCGTCTTCTGGGGCCGATGCCGACGCCCGGGGTCGCCTATCTCACAATGTCCCTGCGGGCGCATCTCGGGGTGATGATTTCGGCCAGCCACAATCCGTTCGAGGATAATGGCATCAAGCTGTTTGGCCCGGATGGCTACAAGCTTGCCGATGACATCGAGACGGGGATCTCCGACCTTGCCGCCGGATCGATAGAATTGTCGGCACCTGCCGATCTTGGCCGCGCCGCCAGAATGCTGGATTCGGTGGGCCGGTATGTCGAATTCGCGAAATCAACGCTGCCAAGCGATGTCAGGTTCGACGGGCTGAAGGTTGTTGTCGACTGTGCCAATGGCGCGGCCTACCGGACCGCCCCCGACACGCTTCGCGACCTTGGTGCCGAGGTTGTCGTGATTGCCAATGAACCCGACGGGTTCAACATCAACCAGAACTGCGGCGCTGTTCATCCAGAACAGCTGGCGGACAAGGTCAGGGACACAGGTGCCGATATCGGCATTGCCCTTGATGGTGATGCCGACAGGTTGATTCTGGTTGATGAAGGCGGGGCTGTCATTGACGGTGATCAGGTGCTGGCCTGTCTGGCCCGCGAGATGCAGGCGGCGGGAAGGCTGACCGGCGGCGGCATTGTCGGCACGATGATGACGAATGGCGGTATTGAACCGTTTCTCGACGGGTTGGGGCTGGCCCTGCACCGCACAAGGGTTGGCGACCGCTATGTTCTGGAGGCCATGCGAAGCCACGGGATCAATCTCGGCGGGGAATCCTCGGGCCATATCCTGATGACCTCGCTCAGCACCTCCGGTGACGGGCTGATCGCGGCCCTGCAGATGCTGCGGCTGCTGGCCAATGACGACCGGCCGGCAAGCAAGCTGTTCCACGCCTTTACCCCGAAATGCCAGAAGCTGGAGAATCTGCGCGGGGTGGACCGGTCGGTTCTTGAACGCCCGGCGGTGGTTTCCGGGCTGGCGGCAATTGAATCCGGCCTTGCCGGCAAGGGGCGGCTGCTGGTGCGCGCCTCCGGTACCGAGCAGCTGCTGCGGATCATGGTCGAGGCGGATGACGAGCCGCTTGTCGACAGCACGATTGCTGAAATAATTTTGCTCATCGAATCCAAAGCTTCTGAAGCTCAATAA
- the folP gene encoding dihydropteroate synthase encodes MTDTTELIRLAAPKAPPFAVPTWLRPVPVPAGTHRLAGGWASFDVVDILQRDAAGYSVSRHPLDAVMAIAGDRNLASSMIDRLTDRRPDWAGLALDQPTIMGILNVTPDSFSDGGQHNLPARAVAAGRAMIEAGAAIVDIGGESTRPGADPVTRNQELARVLPPIAGLKTAGTVLSIDTRHAEVMTRATAAGAGIINDVNGLRGEGALDAAAASGCAVAIMHMQGTPETMQQDPRYGFAPAEIYEFLEQRIADAVRAGIPRERIAIDPGFGFGKSPAHNLSLIGWTAMFHGLGVPILVGVSRKSSIASLSAGEAADQRLAGSLGLAMAAVAQGCQLVRVHDVPETRQALAIQMALTASI; translated from the coding sequence GTGACAGATACCACCGAGCTGATACGACTGGCGGCGCCAAAAGCGCCGCCTTTCGCCGTTCCGACATGGCTGCGGCCTGTCCCGGTACCGGCAGGCACGCATCGGCTTGCCGGTGGCTGGGCGTCATTCGATGTTGTCGACATCCTGCAGCGTGATGCGGCAGGCTACAGCGTGTCGCGGCACCCCCTTGATGCGGTCATGGCAATCGCCGGTGACCGGAACCTGGCGTCGTCAATGATCGACCGGCTGACAGACAGGCGGCCCGACTGGGCGGGGCTGGCGCTGGACCAGCCGACGATCATGGGCATTCTCAATGTCACGCCTGACAGCTTTTCCGATGGGGGGCAGCATAATCTGCCGGCGCGGGCCGTTGCCGCCGGCCGGGCGATGATCGAGGCCGGTGCCGCTATTGTCGATATTGGGGGGGAATCCACGCGCCCCGGTGCCGATCCCGTGACCCGCAACCAGGAACTGGCGCGGGTATTGCCACCGATCGCCGGGTTGAAGACTGCCGGCACGGTGCTGTCGATCGATACACGACACGCCGAGGTGATGACGCGCGCTACGGCTGCCGGTGCCGGTATCATCAATGATGTGAACGGGTTGCGCGGTGAAGGCGCGCTGGATGCCGCGGCGGCCAGTGGCTGTGCCGTGGCCATCATGCATATGCAGGGTACACCCGAGACGATGCAGCAGGATCCCCGATACGGGTTCGCGCCTGCTGAAATCTATGAATTCCTTGAACAGCGGATCGCCGACGCCGTGCGTGCCGGGATCCCGCGCGAGCGGATTGCCATCGATCCGGGGTTCGGTTTTGGCAAGTCACCGGCCCATAATCTGTCTTTGATTGGCTGGACCGCGATGTTCCACGGCCTTGGTGTGCCGATCCTTGTCGGGGTCAGCCGCAAATCATCCATTGCCAGCCTGTCGGCAGGCGAGGCGGCGGATCAGCGGCTTGCCGGCTCGCTGGGTCTGGCGATGGCGGCGGTGGCGCAGGGATGCCAGCTTGTCCGCGTTCATGACGTGCCCGAAACAAGACAGGCGCTGGCCATTCAGATGGCACTGACGGCAAGCATATAG